CCTTTATGCTATTTCAGGAAATATGAACTTCTTCTGGTTTACTATAATACTTTTTATTATTTACTATTTCTGCAGACCCTCCTATCCGGAACTGACAGGATTGACCGAAAAAGGTGAGCAGAAAAAACCTTTGAGGAATGAGATTCAGGAAATAAATAAAGCAAACGAAGCAGATGAAGAAAATACTTGAAAACAATGTTATCCGTTTACGAGCTCCTGAGCCCGAAGACCTGGATCATTTATACAGGTGGGAGAATGACACATCTCTATGGGAGTACGGCGCATCTATTGCTCCATACTCACGTTTTGCTTTGAAACAGTATCTTATTGACTCAAAACAAGATCTTTATGCAGATAAACAGTTACGTCTGATGATAGTTATAAAAGAGTCAAATGAGGTTGCTGGAACAATTGATCTGTATGACTTTGATCCCTTTCACAAGAGAGCAGGAGTTGGTATTCTTATAGACGAGAAGTTTCGTGAACAGGGATATGGATTGCAGGCATTACATATTCTTGAGGAGTACTCGTTTAATTTTCTGAAGATAAAACAGCTCTATGCCATTATTCCTGAGAATAACAGAGGCAGTATAAGACTTTTCAGCAAAGCGGGATATTCTGAGGCCGGGATACTGAAAGAGTGGCTTTCAAGCGGAAGCATATATGAGAATGCATTAATAATGCAAAGAATAAACGGTTCACTAATTTAAACAAAGATGCAGGAAGATATAAAAAAAGCAATTGAGGTTTTAAAGTCGGGAGGAATCATACTATATCCAACTGATACAATATGGGGTATAGGATGTGACGCTACCAACGAAGAGGCTGTTAAACATATCTATGATCTGAAGCAGCGTGACGACAGTAAATCTATGCTTGTACTGCTGGACAATCCTGCAAAATTGCAAACCTACGTTCAGGATGTGCCGGAAATTGCCTGGGATATGATAGATTTGACCGACAAGCCACTCACAATCATTTATGATGGAGCAAAAAATCTTGCAGCAAACCTTATAGCTCCTGATGGATCAATAGGGATAAGAATAACCGACGAACTGTTTTCAAGAGAGCTGTGCAAACAGTTCAGAAAACCTATCGTCTCCACATCAGCAAATATAAGCGGAGAGGTATCCCCTACTAAATTTTCAAAAATATCAGCTGAAATCAAGAATGGAGTTGACTATGTGGTAAACTATCGCAGAAAAGATAATAGTGAAGTTAAGCCATCCAGTATAATTAAGCTGGGTAGGAATGGGACAATTCAGGTTATTAGAAAATAACATTATTTATTATCTTTGCTATTGTGAGACTGTTTATGCCGATACAATTTAAAGAAATACATAATAAATTTCTCCTCTGGCGCGATGAGCATATAAAAGAGCGCCATTTTTTGCTGTTTGTATGTTTCATTGTTGGAATACTTACTGCATTTGCAGCATATCTGCTTAAGCTTAGCATAGAGTTTATACAGGTATTCCTAACGGAGAATTTCAGTCAGGTAAGCCACAACTACTCATACCTTCTGTTCCCGATAGTTGGAATTCTGATTGCAGGACTCTACGTGAGATATATAGTGAAAGACGATATCAGTCACGGCGTTACAAAAATCCTGTTTGCTATATCACAACGCAAGAGCAGAATAAAGCCACATAACATGCACTCATCACTTGTGGCAAGTTCCATAACTATTGGTTTAGGAGGATCAGTTGGAGCCGAGGCACCAATTGTGCTTACCGGTTCGGCCATCGGATCTAACATTGGAAGGTTTTTCAGACTGGAGCAGCACAGTTTGATGATTCTTGTTGGGTGTGGCGCTGCAGGAGCCATTGCAGGCATATTTAAAGCTCCTGTTGCAGGCATTCTTTTTGTGATAGAGGTGCTGCTTTTAGACCTTACCATGTCATCAATCATGCCTCTGCTTGTTACAGCAGTAACCGCAACCGTGGTATCATATATGCTAACAGGAATGGATGCCATGTTTGCCTTTACACTGCTTGAACAGTTTACTCTCGACCGCATTCCTTATGTTGTACTACTTGGTATACTGTGTGGACTAATATCACTCTATGTTATCCGCATGATGAGCTGGTGCGAGAATATATTCCATAAACTTTCGCCATGGAGGCGATTCCTGCTGGGAGGAGTTACATTAAGTCTATTAATATTCTTTTTCCCCCCACTTTTTGGTGAAGGGTATCATACAATAGAAACATTGCTTGAAGGAGGTGACTCATTTCATAGATTAACCAATGAGAGCTATTTCTACAACTGGAAAAGTCCATGGTCGGCAATCATATTCCTTGCGTTGGTAGTACTATTTAAAGTTTTTGCCACAAGTGCCACAAACGGTGGTGGAGGTACAGGCGGTGTATTTGCTCCTACGCTGTTCCTTGGCTGTATTGCAGGTTTCATATTCTCATATACATTAAATCATATTGGAGTTGCAACATACTTACCCCAGGAGAATTTTGCGCTTATGGGGATGTCGGGGCTAATGGCGGGGGTTATGCATGCACCGTTGACTGGAATGTTTCTTATAATTGAGCTCACCGGGGGATATGACCTTTTCCTGCCTCTAATGATTGTATCCCTTGTTTCCTACGGTACAATTCTTATTTTTGAGAAGCACAGTATATATGCTATAAGGCTTGCAAAAAGAGGGGAACTTATCACACATCATAAAGATAAAGCTGTACTCACATTCCTGAAGGTAGAGAACCTTCTTGAAAAGAATATACCAACTGTTACACCTGATATGACGCTGGGTGATATGGTTAAGGTTATTTCTAACTCAAATAGAAATATATTCCCTGTTGTTGACAAAGAAAACAAACTGCTGGGCTTGGTACTAATGAATGATATTCGCAATATAATGTTCAGGTCTGAGCTCTATGATCGGTTTATGGTGAATAAATTTATGGTTGGATCTCCCGCCATAATAAATATCAGCAACAGTATGGAGGAGGTGATGGATCAGTTTGAAAAGACAAAAGCTTGGAACTTGCCTGTTGTTGATGACAAAGGGGTGTATCAGGGATTGCTTTCGCAATCATCAGTTTTCAACTCATACCGCGAGGTGTTAGTGGAAAATTATTCTGAAGGTGATGAATAGTAATTAAGGTGAAATGTAAGTTAGTAAGATGAAAAAAGAAGATTTAAGGATAGTTTTCATGGGTACACCGGAATTTGCGGTTGAATCACTGAAAACATTGGTTGAGAATGGTTATAATGTAGTGGGTGTGATTACAATGCCCGACAAGCCGGCAGGTAGAGGTTATAAATTACAACCATCACCTGTGAAGCAGTATGCATTGGAAAAAGGTCTGCATCTGTTACAGCCTGAGAAGCTTAAGGATGAAGAGTTTTTGAGTGAGCTTAGAAAATTAAAAGCTGATGTTCAGGTTGTGGTGGCTTTCAGGATGCTTCCTGAAGTTGTGTGGAGTATGCCTGAGAAAGGAACATTTAATCTTCACTCCTCTTTACTCCCTCAATACAGGGGTGCAGCACCCATCAACTGGGCAATAATAAATGGAGAAAAGGAGACAGGAGTAACCACATTTTTCCTATCCCATGAAATTGATACAGGAGAGATAATATTCCGTGAGAAAACAGAGATAAGTGAGTCCGATAACGCAGAAACGTTGCATGACAGACTGATGGTTATGGGTGCATCACTTGTGAAAAAGACGATTGATGCAATTCTTGAAGATAATGCTAAGGCAATTCCTCAGGAAGAGCTTGTCGGCAGTGAAACAGTACTTAAACCGGCTCCAAAGATATTTACTGAGACCTGCAAAATAGACTGGAACAGGAAAAGTGCTGAAATATTTAATTTCATAAGGGGCTTGTCGCCCTATCCTGCTGCTTGGACCGAGTTACAGCGCCATGATTCAGATGAAACTCTTCGTATAAAGCTGTTTGCAAGCGAAAAGATTGCACTCACAGAAGATTATAGGATTAATTCATTAACTCCCGGAACAATTATAACCGATAATAAAACCTATATTGATGTAGCAACAGGTGACGGACTGCTCCGGATAACAGATCTGCAGCTTTCAGGAAAGAAGCGAATGAAAAGTGTGGATTTCCTGAATGGATATAAGCTGGATAATAAAGACAGTTTCCAATAGTCTGAACAAAAAAGATCCCTTATAAAATTAAATAAGGGATCTTTTTTTATAAACAGTTGTAGTATAATTACCACTTATAGTTAAGTCCAAAACTAAGTGTTTGGTTGTATTGCAGATATTTTAAATCGGGATGTGGCGGAACACCATCATCAAACCTCACATTTAAATAAATTCTTGTAGAGAATGCATTACTCAAAGCCATATTCAAACTGTTCTCAAATTCCGCCTCAACCTTATCGTAGCTTGTAAAGTATGTCAGACGCGAATCCCAGGTAATATATCTAGTTATATCATATTTGAGTATTGATGTTACCGTGGTACCCATATCTAGATTGTATTTTTTATTTTCTGGTATACCAAAGCGTACAACATCTACCGAATCATTTGATACATATTTAAAATTAAGTGAAATAGGAGCTAATGCCAGATCCCAGCGAACACGACGACCACGTACCTTTTCTGATTTTTTGTCAAGGTTAAATTTCAAACCGACACCAGCATTTACATATAGAGGAGACAATAACGCTGAACGCAGTTGATTTGAATTTGTAGGATATGAATTAAACAATTGCGATTTAGCCTCCATATTCATTGAGTAGGACCATCCTTTTGCAAAAGCATCAAGTCCAAAATCACCATAATAGCGAATAAGGTCATTACCAATTCTATACTCTCTCAGAGAGTCATCAGGAGCATTAAATACTGACAGTCTCCATTCAAGTGTATTGTTGAACCTAACCTTATCTTTTTTATAGTTAGCCCTTAACACATGATAGCTATTGAAGTTAAGGTTATTTGTACCACCCTTGTGCCAGTTATCAGAGAAATAGTTCTGTGCGAATTGAAAAGAGTGCTCGCCGGAACGAACCCAGTATTTTCTATTTATTGTAGTTAATTCCACTCCAGGAGCCTCCAGAGAGTATGCTGTTTCAGATCTCAGAAGTTCGCGGAACGGATTAAAAGTCTCTCTTACAATCTCATCATCAGTTGCCACTTGCGGAAGAGATTCAAAATTTAAAATCGAATACTTAACTCTGTCTGGATGGTCGGTGTAATAGTTACGTCTTATCTTTTGAATAAAATCGGATCTCTCCAGCCTTGGTTCAAAAGTTTTATCTTTGTCAATGAGTTTTCCCGGTTCATAATCTTTATCAGGATTATAGAAAGATATATCACGTGGTAACATCCTGCCATTAAAAATCATTGGAAGGAACAACGGGTTATAAAAAAGAGTATCTCTGAAAGTTAAACCTCTCAATGCATCAGGATTATAATAGTTTTCCGGTAACTGCAGAATACCTCTCTCATTCCTGACGTAGATTGAGTCGAGAGGATTTCTGGAAACAGGCAGTACAGGCTGAATCACTTGAGCAGGTATAACATAATCTGTAACTCGTTCCTTTGGTAAAATTGTGTCATTAACAATAATCTCACCATGGGTGGTACGATTTTGAATTAAACGGCTGATATCGGTAATATCTTCAAATAAATCCAGACTATCATTTACCTGAGATAGATCAGCTGCTGTGACAGACAATGAAAAAACAGATATAATCAGAGATAAAAACAGTTGTTTCATAATTGGGAAAATTTGGTTAAGACTTGCGTCGGCTCTCAGAGCCCCATCTAATTACAAAGATATATAAAAAATATATATTTAAGGAGTGAAGAGTACAATGTGATATATAATTCACCAAAAAAATGATATATTTGTATAAAATAATTAGATAAACTAATTCATTAAAGTTATGAAGAAAATATCCTACCTTTTATTAATTGTTATAAGTGCAATCACACTCACGAGCTGTTCAGGCTATAACAGAATGGTTGAAAAGCAGGAAGCAGTGACTGCACAATGGGGTAATGTTCAAAATGCATATCAGCGAAGGGCTGATCTTATTCCTAATCTGGTGAACACTGTGAAAGGTTATGCAGAGCATGAGCAGGAAACATTCACTCAGGTGACAGAGGCAAGGGCAAAAGCAACTCAGACAACTATAAATCCTGAAAATCTGACAGCAGAAAGTCTGCAGGAGTATCAGCAGGCACAAAACGAACTGAGCCAGGCATTGGGAAGGTTATTGCTAATTCAGGAAAACTATCCTGAACTGAAAGCAAACCAGAATTTTCTTGCACTTCAGGATGAACTTGCCGGAACTGAAAACAGAATATCGGTAGAACGCAACAGGTTTAATCAACTTGCGCAGGACTATAATTCATATATCAGAAAATTCCCTCAGGTTATATATGCCAAGTGGTTTAAGTTTGACTCCAAAGCATATTTTGAGGCACAACCTGATGCACAGACAGCTCCGCAAGTACAATTTTAGAGTATGCTAAAGAAAGAAGAGTTAGATAAGATTTCTGAATCGATAAGATTAGCAGAAAGCGACACCTCTGCCGAGATACGTGTTTACATTGCCAGGCATTGTAAGGGATCTCCTCTGGAGACTGCACATAAAGTATTTCATCAGCTTAAAATGGATGCAACTGAGTTGAGAAATGGTGTTCTTATCTACCTTTCACCATCAGATCACAAAGCTGCTATTTATGCAGATGAAGGCATTAATGCTATGATTGATGATTCTGATTTCTGGCAGGAAACTCTCGACTTGATGCTTTCCTATTTTAAAAAGGAGCTTATTACGGAAGGTGTCTGTAAAGGCGTTGGCAAGGTAGGAGAAGTTTTAAGATCATGTTTCCCGTTATTGGAGAACGACATAAACGAACTTGACAATGAGGTTATTATTGAAGAATAAATTTCTTCTTATTTTTACACTTTTACTACTCTCTATTGAGGTTACGGCCCAGGACATTCCGGACCCTATGGTTCCCTACCGTTTGGTGAATGACTTCGCCAATATATTCTCAGGTGCTGAATCGCAGGCGCTGGAGCAGAAGCTGCTTGCCTATAATGATTCTACTTCCACACAAATATATGTAATTACTGTGTCTGATCTTGGTGGTTATGCTGCCTCAGACTTCTCATTCCGACTAGGTGAAAAATGGGAAATAGGACAGAAAAGCAAAGATAATGGAGCAGTAATTCTAATTAAACCCAAAATAGGAAATAGCAGAGGTCAGGCCTTTATTGCAACCGGCTATGGTCTGGAAGCCAGAATTAATGATGCCTATGCAGGCAGGATTGTAAGGGACGTTATGATCCCCTACTTTATCGTAGATGACTATTTTGGTGGTGTAAATGCTGCTGTTGATGTGATGATTGAAAGACTTTCGGGTGAATATGTTGCGGAAGAGAGCGAAGCAGAAGAATTTCCCTGGGTTGCAGTTATTATAATTATTGCCGGAATAATTGTGATACTTGTTATCATAACCGGTGGAGGTGATCAGAATATTGGTGGCGGTGGTCACCACACGACAAACTTTCCTCCTATCTTTTTTCCTCCAATGTCAGGACGTCGCCGTGGTGGATTTGGCGATGGATTTGGCGGATTCGGAGGCGGAGGTTTTGGAGGAGGCTTCGGTGGCGGAGGAGGAGGTCGTTTTGGCGGTGGAGGAGCAGGTGGAAGCTGGTAAAATGAAAAGCAAACTTATAACGATCCTTGGACCAACTGCCAGTGGTAAAACTGCTTTTGCCGTGCAGCTTGCGTATAGGCTTAATGGTGAGATAATCAGTGCCGACTCTCGTCAGATCTACAGAAAAATGGATATTGGTACAGGTAAGGATCTATCGGAATACATTATCAATGATGTTACAATACCCTATCATCTTATAGATATACGTGAACCAGGCGATAAATATACACTATTCGATTATCAGCACGATTTCCATAAAGTGTACGAAGATATATTGTCAAGGGGCAAAACACCTATTCTATGCGGTGGAACCGGACTATACATCGAATCAGTTCTAAAAGGATATAACCTTCCTGATGTACCTGCAAATCCTGAGCTTAGAGAGTCGCTTCAACATCGGTCGCTTGAAGAACTGACCGAGATTCTTAAAAGTTATCGTTCTCTGCATAATACCACAGATACAGATACAAAAAAGCGTGCAATACGTGCTATTGAGATTGCTGATTTTCAATCGAAACAGGATCTCTCCAAACTTGAGTTCCCACCACTTGAAAGTATAATTCTAGGATTGAATATTGAGAGAGAACTTCGTAGGGAAAAGATTTCAAAAAGATTAAAGGCGAGATTAGAGGAGGGAATGATTAAAGAGGTGGAGGGTATTCTTAATTCTGGAGTCTCTGCAGAAGATCTGATATATTATGGACTAGAATATAAATTTGTTACACTATATGTAACAGGTGAGATAAGCTATGATGAGATGTATAGAGGTCTTGAGATTGCAATTCACCAGTTTGCGAAACGGCAGATGACCTGGTTTAGAGGAATGGAACGAAGAGGATTCACAATAAACTGGATAGATGTAACTCTCCCAATTGAGAAAAAGCTTGAAGAATCCCTAAAATTGATTGAGTATATTCCAACTCAACAAGAAAAATAAAATGCAATATTTTTTTTGAATTAAGATATATATTTGTTGTTTATCAATAAATATATATTATTTTTGTGTCATATTACTTTAGTTCTCTAAGATAATGGTAAAATGATAAAAAAGAATAATCATGAAAAAGAAATCAACTTTTTTCCTTCAGGCTGTAATTGTAATTATCGCTCTCCTTTCAATAACTGCTCTGATATGGTTTCCTTTAGTTGAAGGGCGGGCAGAAAATTTAGACCTGCTTCATGTTTATATTGATCCACTCATTTTGTATGTTTATGCATCATCAATAATTTACTTTGTTGCATTATACAAAGCCTTCAAACTACTTGGTTATATAGGAGAAAACAGTATATTCTCTATAAATGCGGTAAAGGCTTTAAGAAGTATAAAATATTGTGCAATAGCAATAAGTATACTGATTGTTGGTGGTGGACTATATATAAAAATATTTCATCCTGAAGAGGATGACCCTGCAGGCTTTATAGTACTATGCTTTGTGGCCGCAATTGTTTCTGTAGTCGTGGCAACTGCAGCTGCAATATTTGAGAAACTTCTACAAAATGCTATCGATATAAAATCTGAAAATGAATTAACTATCTAAGCTATGCCAATAATTGTAAACTTAGACGTGATGATGGCAAAGAGAAAAATCTCTCTTAATGAACTATCTGAAAGAGTTGGTTTAACGTTATCCAACCTTTCTATACTGAAGACAGGAAAGGCTAAAGCAATTCGTTTTAGTACACTGGAAGCAATCTGCAAAGCTTTGGAGTGTCAGCCGGGTGATATCCTGGAATATACAAATGATTAAAATATCAATCACTCAATTTTTAATGTTCTGTGAAATTTGAATACATTTTTTGTATTTTTGTGATCGGTCCATTCCCTAAACTACATAAACCGATTATAAATGATAAAAGGAAAATTCCCAAACGATAAGTTCGAACAACTTGAAACTCCGTTCTACTATTATGATATGGAGTTGCTTCGCAAAACATTGATAGCAATAACAAAAGAAACTGAAAATAAACCATTTCATGTACACTATGCATTAAAAGCAAATTTTAATCCAATAATACTGAAGGAGATTGCATCATTTGGATTTGGAGCCGACTGCGTAAGTGGAAATGAAATACTCAGAGCAATAGAGTGTGGATTTGATCCTTCAAAAATTGCTTTTGCAGGAGTTGGAAAAACAGATAAAGAGATAAATATTGGTCTGGACAACAACATCTTCTGTTTTAACGTAGAGTCAATTCCTGAAATTGAAGTAATAAACAAACTTGCAGAAAAAAAGGGAAAGATTGCATCCGTGGCTTTGAGAATAAATCCTAATGTAGATGCCAGAACACATAAATATATTACCACAGGACTTTACGAGAATAAGTTTGGCATTAATGAGCAGGATCTTCCCAATACCATCCAGACTGTAAAATCATCACCAAATATTAAACTTATAGGAATACATTTTCATATAGGTTCACAAATCACTGATCTCACATCATTTGAGGATTTATGTGTTAAGGTAAAAAGTATTCGTAACTGGTTTAAACAGGAAGGAATTGACCTGCCTGTTTTGAATGTTGGTGGAGGACTGGGTATAAATTACCAGCACCCTAATCATTTTCCAATGGCTGACTTTGAATCATATTTCAGACTTTTTGAAAAATATCTTGATTTGTGGGAAAATCAGACCCTGCATTTTGAGTTGGGAAGGTCGGTAGTTGCCCCCTGCGGATCGCTGATTAGTCGCGCTGTCTTCATTAAAGAGGGAATAAAAAAGAATTTTCTTATCATTGATGCAGGTATGACTGACCTGATCCGACCGGCTCTCTACCAAGCTTTTCACCATATAGAAAATATCAGTTCAGATGAAGAATACACCCCGTATGATGTTGTAGGACCAATTTGTGAGTCAAGTGATATGTTTGCCGAACAAATTATGCTAAACCGTTCTAAAAGAGGTGATCTGATTGCAATAAGATCTGCGGGTGCTTATGGAGAAACAATGGTATCCAGGTATAATTGCAGGGATCTGCCGGCTTCATATTTTTCAGACACATTATAATCTTATCTGTTCATATTTGCTTAGAAAATTGATATAAAATGGAATTTATTTTTTCTTATATTGCCCAATTCTCTATATACGAATGGATTATGGGGGCTTTTCTTCTTTTTTTCTTTTTAACACTTTTGTGTTATAATCTCACTGTATATAGAAAGCCGTACAAATATGAGATGAAAAGAGAAGAGATATCTGTTGATGACAGCAATCTGCCCGGAATTTCAGTAATAATAAGTTCGAAAAACGATTCAGTACAGTTAGAGAAGAATCTTCCATTTATATTAGAGCAGGATTATCCCAACTTTGAAGTGATAGTTGTTAATTGTGGGTCAACAGATGAAACAGATACTGTTTTAAAGGCTGCTTCACTTAAATATCCTCGGCTTTATCACACATTCATACCTCCTGAAGCTGATGAGATTAATGAAAAGAAACTGGCATTGACTGTGGGTATAAAAGCTGCAAAGTATGATTATCTTCTTTTTACTGAATCATACTGCAGACCTTGTTCTTCGGAATGGATAAGGGAGTTTGGCAAGCAATTTACACGAGGTAAGGATATTATACTTGGTTATAGCAATCTGCTTTTACCTAAGAAAATTATGCGGGGCAGCTTTATAAGGTATGACAATCTGATTCACCAGATTAAATTTTTATCAAGGGCCATTTCACGCAAACCATTTATGGGAACAGGAAGAAACATGGCATATAAAAAAGAGCTGTTTTTCTCCAACAAAGGCTTTTCATCTATTTTGGGAATTGATGGTGGAGAGGATGATCTCTTTATAAACCGTATAGCAAATAAAAGAAATACAGATGTTGTAGTTTCCACTAAGAGTATAACCGAGACAGACAGCGTGGAGAACTTCTCAACCTGGAGATCATTTAAATCAAAGCATCTCTATACAAAACAGCTTTACAAGGGGTTTTCTCACCTGTTTTTTGGGTTTGAAAATTTCTCAAAATACTCATTTGCCCTTTTATTTATATCATCAATATTATTGTCTGTCTATACTACTAACTATATTTTGCTTGGTTCGGCTATTCTGCTTTTTTTACTACTCCTCTTTATCAGAATATCTGTAATCAATAAAAACAGTAAGCAATTTGGTTCAGGCAAATTTAACATCCGGCTGCTTATATTTGACCTACTGCAACCAATAAGTAATCAACGTTTTACAAAATATGCCAATAGTCGAAATCGCGCCATTTTGTCAGTAAAGAAGTGGTATAAATAGTTACTTTTAAGGTTAAAACGGGTTAATCCGATTTTTATTCAGTTAAAAGTGTTAAAAGCTAGTCCTGTAAAAATAAAATTGTATATTATTTGCGTTATATTTGGTGTAATAGAGTTATAAGTATTAATTAACTAGGATATGAATACAAATAAAACAAAAAATGTACTTTTCATTGTACTGATAGCAGTTGTAAGTTCTGTAGTTACTTTACTTGGATATAATGTAATAAACAGAAATAGTGTTGCTAACACTTCAGGCAATACAGTAACTTCTGAAGAGATTGGAGCTTACTCAGCAACTTTTGATCAGAACAAAAATGTTGTCCTTACCAATCTTACAACTTCAGATGGATACCCTGATTTTACAGAAGCAGCAAAAAGATCAGTTGACGGTGTTGTACACGTAAAAACCAAGACTGTTAGTCAGCAGCAATACATCAATCCATTCGATTTTTTCTTTGGATTTGGTGATCGCATGCCCTCTCAGCCTCGCGAAAGAGTTGGTTTTGGTTCAGGTGTTATCATCTCAAGTGATGGATATATAATCACAAATAACCACGTAGTAGAAAACGCAAATGAGGTTTCTGTATCACTTAATGATAACAGAGAGTTCATAGCTAAGGTTATTGGAACGGATCCACAGAGCGACATCGCTCTTATTAAGATAGAAGGCGATGATTTCCCATACCTGACGTTTGGAAATTCAGACGAGCTACAGGTTGGAGAATGGGTACTTGCAGTAGGGAACCCATTTAATCTTACATCAACAGTAACAGCCGGTATAGTAAGTGCCAAAAACAGAAGCAATGTGATGAATGGAGGTATTCAGTCGTTCATCCAGGTTGACGCTGCTGTAAACCCCGGGAACAGTGGTGGAGCACTAGTAAATACAAGAGGAGAATTAGTTGGTATAAACACTGCTATATTCTCTCAGACAGGTAATTTCACCGGATATGCTTTTGCAGTACCAATTTCAATTGCAGGCAAGGTTGCTGCAGACTTAAAGGAATATGGAGCAGTACAACGTGCATACCTCGGAATTCAGGTACCTAACATTGAGAATATCAGACGTGATGATCCTGAAAGGGCTAGAGAATTATCACAAATATCAGGAGTTTTAGTTGAAGATTTCTCTGACAGAAGTGCAGCTAAAGCTGCTGGAATAGAGAAAGGAGATATAATTACTGAAATAAACAATGTACCTATCCGTAATTTTGGAGAACTGCAGAATCAGCTGAACAGATACAGACCAGGTGACAAAATAACTGTTACAGCAAAAAGAAATAACAGGGAACATAAGTTCAACATTGAACTCAAGAATGATGAAGGCAATACTGAAATTACACGCAGTACAGATGCCCTGAGTCAGCTTGGAGCAACATTCAGTCAAATTTCCAGCGAAAGAAAAGCAAAACTTGGAATCTCAAGTGGTATTGAAGTTGCAACTGTTGAACCCAGCGGTTTATTCAGAAAAGAGGGTATTAACAAAGGATTTATCATTATGAGGATAAACAATACTCCTGTAAACACGGAAAATGATATAAAATCTATAGTTGCTTCTACTCAAAACAGACAGGATAAAGTACTATTGATCGCAGGCTTTTATCCCAATGGTAGAACACAATACATTGCTATCGATCTGTCCGGACAATAAATCATTAAGTTAAGCAAAGTTAATTCAGGCTTTTTAAGTAACAAAATCAGATCTATAAATGTTTCTATGCAAAGGAAATCGGGATTGATTCGGCTTCC
This portion of the Lascolabacillus massiliensis genome encodes:
- a CDS encoding Do family serine endopeptidase: MNTNKTKNVLFIVLIAVVSSVVTLLGYNVINRNSVANTSGNTVTSEEIGAYSATFDQNKNVVLTNLTTSDGYPDFTEAAKRSVDGVVHVKTKTVSQQQYINPFDFFFGFGDRMPSQPRERVGFGSGVIISSDGYIITNNHVVENANEVSVSLNDNREFIAKVIGTDPQSDIALIKIEGDDFPYLTFGNSDELQVGEWVLAVGNPFNLTSTVTAGIVSAKNRSNVMNGGIQSFIQVDAAVNPGNSGGALVNTRGELVGINTAIFSQTGNFTGYAFAVPISIAGKVAADLKEYGAVQRAYLGIQVPNIENIRRDDPERARELSQISGVLVEDFSDRSAAKAAGIEKGDIITEINNVPIRNFGELQNQLNRYRPGDKITVTAKRNNREHKFNIELKNDEGNTEITRSTDALSQLGATFSQISSERKAKLGISSGIEVATVEPSGLFRKEGINKGFIIMRINNTPVNTENDIKSIVASTQNRQDKVLLIAGFYPNGRTQYIAIDLSGQ
- a CDS encoding TPM domain-containing protein gives rise to the protein MRLLLKNKFLLIFTLLLLSIEVTAQDIPDPMVPYRLVNDFANIFSGAESQALEQKLLAYNDSTSTQIYVITVSDLGGYAASDFSFRLGEKWEIGQKSKDNGAVILIKPKIGNSRGQAFIATGYGLEARINDAYAGRIVRDVMIPYFIVDDYFGGVNAAVDVMIERLSGEYVAEESEAEEFPWVAVIIIIAGIIVILVIITGGGDQNIGGGGHHTTNFPPIFFPPMSGRRRGGFGDGFGGFGGGGFGGGFGGGGGGRFGGGGAGGSW
- the miaA gene encoding tRNA (adenosine(37)-N6)-dimethylallyltransferase MiaA, with translation MKSKLITILGPTASGKTAFAVQLAYRLNGEIISADSRQIYRKMDIGTGKDLSEYIINDVTIPYHLIDIREPGDKYTLFDYQHDFHKVYEDILSRGKTPILCGGTGLYIESVLKGYNLPDVPANPELRESLQHRSLEELTEILKSYRSLHNTTDTDTKKRAIRAIEIADFQSKQDLSKLEFPPLESIILGLNIERELRREKISKRLKARLEEGMIKEVEGILNSGVSAEDLIYYGLEYKFVTLYVTGEISYDEMYRGLEIAIHQFAKRQMTWFRGMERRGFTINWIDVTLPIEKKLEESLKLIEYIPTQQEK
- a CDS encoding helix-turn-helix domain-containing protein, coding for MPIIVNLDVMMAKRKISLNELSERVGLTLSNLSILKTGKAKAIRFSTLEAICKALECQPGDILEYTND
- a CDS encoding DUF2975 domain-containing protein; this encodes MKKKSTFFLQAVIVIIALLSITALIWFPLVEGRAENLDLLHVYIDPLILYVYASSIIYFVALYKAFKLLGYIGENSIFSINAVKALRSIKYCAIAISILIVGGGLYIKIFHPEEDDPAGFIVLCFVAAIVSVVVATAAAIFEKLLQNAIDIKSENELTI
- the lysA gene encoding diaminopimelate decarboxylase produces the protein MIKGKFPNDKFEQLETPFYYYDMELLRKTLIAITKETENKPFHVHYALKANFNPIILKEIASFGFGADCVSGNEILRAIECGFDPSKIAFAGVGKTDKEINIGLDNNIFCFNVESIPEIEVINKLAEKKGKIASVALRINPNVDARTHKYITTGLYENKFGINEQDLPNTIQTVKSSPNIKLIGIHFHIGSQITDLTSFEDLCVKVKSIRNWFKQEGIDLPVLNVGGGLGINYQHPNHFPMADFESYFRLFEKYLDLWENQTLHFELGRSVVAPCGSLISRAVFIKEGIKKNFLIIDAGMTDLIRPALYQAFHHIENISSDEEYTPYDVVGPICESSDMFAEQIMLNRSKRGDLIAIRSAGAYGETMVSRYNCRDLPASYFSDTL
- a CDS encoding glycosyltransferase, translating into MEFIFSYIAQFSIYEWIMGAFLLFFFLTLLCYNLTVYRKPYKYEMKREEISVDDSNLPGISVIISSKNDSVQLEKNLPFILEQDYPNFEVIVVNCGSTDETDTVLKAASLKYPRLYHTFIPPEADEINEKKLALTVGIKAAKYDYLLFTESYCRPCSSEWIREFGKQFTRGKDIILGYSNLLLPKKIMRGSFIRYDNLIHQIKFLSRAISRKPFMGTGRNMAYKKELFFSNKGFSSILGIDGGEDDLFINRIANKRNTDVVVSTKSITETDSVENFSTWRSFKSKHLYTKQLYKGFSHLFFGFENFSKYSFALLFISSILLSVYTTNYILLGSAILLFLLLLFIRISVINKNSKQFGSGKFNIRLLIFDLLQPISNQRFTKYANSRNRAILSVKKWYK